In Mariluticola halotolerans, one DNA window encodes the following:
- the proS gene encoding proline--tRNA ligase, with product MRLSRYFLPVLREVPKEAEIVSHRLMLRAGMIRQQASGLYSWLPLGYKVLRKVQQIIEEEQNRAGAIELLMPTLQPADLWRESGRYDDYGKEMLRITDRHERDMLYGPTNEEMITDIFRASVKSYKDLPLNLYHIQWKFRDEIRPRFGTMRSREFLMKDAYSFDTDKEKAVEAYNRMFVAYLRTYYRMGLTAIPMRAETGPIGGDLSHEFIVLADTGESAVFCHADLLEKPIPSGDVDYRGDLRPIVDDWTSLYAATEDMVDMAEYEASVPEDKRISARGIEVGQTFYFGDKYSAPMKAHVTGPDGQDAPVFMGSYGIGLTRVVPAIIEASHDDDGIIWPVSVAPFEAVLINLKAGDAACDAACDKLYAALQAAGIDMLYDDRDQGAGAKFATADLIGIPYQIVLGPRGLKSGEAEIKHRKSGERESLPLDAVVQRLKDLIEPQRRTDV from the coding sequence ATGCGCCTTTCACGATATTTCCTGCCAGTGCTTCGCGAAGTGCCAAAAGAAGCAGAAATCGTTTCGCACCGCCTGATGCTGCGGGCAGGCATGATACGTCAGCAGGCTTCCGGGCTCTATTCCTGGCTGCCGCTTGGCTACAAGGTTTTGCGCAAGGTGCAGCAGATCATTGAAGAAGAGCAGAACCGCGCCGGCGCTATCGAATTGCTGATGCCGACATTGCAGCCCGCCGACCTGTGGCGCGAGAGCGGCCGCTATGATGACTATGGCAAGGAAATGCTGCGCATTACGGACCGGCATGAGCGCGACATGCTCTATGGCCCGACCAATGAGGAAATGATCACGGATATTTTCCGGGCCTCGGTGAAGTCCTACAAGGACCTGCCGCTCAATCTCTATCATATTCAGTGGAAGTTCCGCGACGAGATCCGTCCCCGCTTCGGCACGATGCGCAGCCGCGAATTCCTGATGAAGGATGCCTATTCCTTCGACACCGACAAGGAAAAGGCGGTTGAAGCCTATAACCGCATGTTCGTCGCCTATTTGCGCACCTATTACCGCATGGGACTGACGGCTATTCCGATGCGGGCTGAAACCGGCCCGATTGGTGGCGATTTGAGCCATGAATTCATCGTTCTGGCCGATACCGGCGAGAGTGCCGTGTTCTGTCATGCCGACCTCCTCGAAAAGCCGATCCCGTCGGGAGATGTTGATTATCGTGGTGACCTGCGTCCGATTGTCGATGACTGGACCTCGCTTTACGCCGCGACCGAGGACATGGTCGACATGGCGGAATATGAAGCGTCGGTGCCTGAAGACAAGCGCATTTCCGCCCGCGGTATTGAAGTCGGCCAGACCTTTTATTTCGGCGACAAATATTCGGCGCCCATGAAAGCACATGTCACAGGACCAGACGGACAGGACGCGCCTGTTTTCATGGGGTCTTATGGCATCGGTCTGACACGTGTTGTACCCGCCATCATTGAAGCCAGCCATGATGATGACGGCATTATCTGGCCGGTCAGCGTGGCTCCGTTCGAGGCTGTTCTGATCAATCTCAAAGCGGGTGACGCAGCATGCGATGCGGCGTGTGACAAGCTTTATGCCGCGTTGCAGGCGGCCGGGATCGACATGCTTTATGATGACCGCGATCAGGGGGCGGGGGCGAAATTCGCCACTGCCGATTTGATCGGCATTCCCTATCAGATCGTGCTGGGGCCACGTGGCCTGAAGTCCGGCGAGGCGGAAATCAAGCACCGCAAGAGCGGCGAGCGGGAATCCCTGCCGCTTGATGCCGTGGTGCAGCGGCTCAAGGATCTGATTGAACCACAGAGGCGGACTGACGTTTGA
- a CDS encoding ABC transporter permease, protein MTRSTTQQTTRPFSRFEWIVAGRYLRSRRADTFISVIGGLTLTGIAIGVATLIVVTSVMNGFREELLTKILGLNGHFSAYPIESQFTDYKDVVVQLESVDGVTSAIAFVEGQVLASSRAQSTGVTVRGMDMASIEKLPLLHQGASLGGWDDWDNGRGAAIGYRLAQRLGVTVGDMVTLINPDGTVTPFGTTPQIHSYPVSVIFDLGMVEFDSFFLYLPLEPAQTFFKRYEDVLRDGVSPPAIDATDDEIDAAYERVYSASYVEVFIEEPDNIAEMRDRIHLAVDRPLVLTDWQQRNETFFSALQVERVVMFVILSMIVVVAAFNIISSLVMLVKDKGKDIAVLRTMGATRSSIMRIFCMTGTAIGVAGTVIGLLLGLVIAGNAESIRAWISDLIGVRIFPPEVFFLSSLPSRVEFSEVTLIVGMALVLSFLATLYPAWRAAQYDPVEALRYE, encoded by the coding sequence TTGACCCGATCGACAACGCAGCAAACTACCCGGCCATTTTCCCGGTTCGAATGGATCGTCGCTGGCCGCTACTTGCGGTCGCGGCGCGCTGATACATTCATTTCGGTCATTGGCGGGCTGACCCTGACCGGAATTGCCATCGGTGTGGCGACGCTGATTGTTGTCACCTCGGTCATGAACGGGTTCCGTGAGGAATTGCTGACCAAGATTTTGGGCCTGAATGGCCATTTCAGCGCCTATCCGATCGAGAGCCAGTTTACTGACTACAAGGATGTCGTGGTACAATTGGAGAGCGTGGACGGGGTCACCAGTGCCATTGCCTTTGTCGAGGGTCAGGTGCTGGCATCCAGCCGGGCGCAATCCACCGGGGTCACGGTTCGAGGCATGGATATGGCCTCAATCGAGAAGCTGCCCCTGTTGCATCAGGGTGCCAGCCTTGGTGGCTGGGACGACTGGGACAATGGGCGTGGTGCGGCGATTGGCTACCGTCTGGCCCAGCGTCTCGGTGTGACGGTTGGGGACATGGTCACGCTGATCAATCCGGACGGCACAGTTACCCCTTTCGGGACCACGCCCCAGATCCATTCCTATCCTGTGTCAGTGATATTTGATCTGGGCATGGTGGAGTTTGACAGTTTCTTCCTCTACCTCCCGCTGGAACCTGCGCAGACATTTTTCAAACGCTATGAAGATGTGTTGCGGGACGGGGTCAGCCCGCCGGCAATTGATGCGACTGATGACGAGATTGATGCCGCTTACGAGCGGGTTTATTCCGCGTCATATGTCGAGGTGTTTATCGAGGAACCGGACAATATCGCGGAAATGCGGGATCGTATTCATCTCGCGGTAGATCGTCCGCTGGTTCTCACCGACTGGCAGCAGCGTAATGAAACATTCTTCTCCGCCCTTCAGGTTGAGCGGGTGGTCATGTTCGTCATCCTGTCGATGATCGTGGTTGTCGCAGCGTTCAACATCATTTCAAGCCTTGTCATGCTGGTTAAAGACAAGGGCAAGGACATTGCCGTTCTGCGTACCATGGGGGCGACGCGTTCCTCCATTATGCGGATTTTCTGCATGACAGGCACAGCGATTGGTGTTGCCGGTACGGTGATCGGGCTTTTGCTGGGGCTGGTGATTGCGGGTAATGCCGAGAGCATCAGGGCCTGGATATCCGATCTGATCGGTGTGCGGATTTTTCCGCCGGAAGTCTTCTTTTTGTCGAGCCTGCCATCGCGCGTTGAGTTTTCCGAGGTCACCCTGATCGTCGGCATGGCTCTGGTGCTGAGTTTTCTGGCAACGCTTTATCCGGCCTGGCGCGCCGCACAATATGATCCGGTCGAGGCCCTGCGTTATGAGTAA
- a CDS encoding ABC transporter ATP-binding protein, with protein sequence MSKTHLNLINVHRHYGEGDKKVHVLEDVSLTVASGELVALVAPSGAGKSTLLHVSGLLERPQSGEIEICGQPTVQLSDRARTQMRRLSIGYVYQFHNLLPEFSALENVTMPQLIAGVGQAEANRHSMELLEVLGIADRATHRPAELSGGEQQRVAIARATANSPHVILADEPTGNLDPATSEIVFDSLAVLIRERGAAALIATHNHDLARKADRVVTLQGGKVIPANI encoded by the coding sequence ATGAGTAAAACCCATCTCAACCTGATCAATGTGCATCGCCACTATGGCGAGGGCGACAAGAAGGTTCATGTGCTCGAGGATGTCAGCCTGACGGTTGCGAGCGGTGAGTTGGTGGCGCTTGTCGCGCCTTCGGGTGCCGGCAAGTCGACGCTTTTGCATGTCAGCGGTTTGCTCGAACGGCCCCAGAGCGGCGAGATCGAGATTTGCGGCCAGCCGACAGTTCAGTTGTCTGATCGCGCGCGAACGCAAATGCGGCGCTTGAGCATTGGTTATGTCTATCAGTTCCATAACCTCTTGCCCGAGTTCTCCGCGCTCGAGAATGTCACCATGCCGCAATTGATTGCCGGTGTGGGGCAGGCTGAGGCCAATCGTCATTCGATGGAATTGCTTGAGGTGCTGGGTATCGCCGATCGCGCGACCCATCGTCCGGCAGAATTGTCCGGGGGCGAGCAGCAGCGCGTGGCGATTGCCCGCGCGACGGCGAATAGTCCGCATGTCATTCTGGCGGATGAGCCAACCGGCAATCTTGATCCGGCGACCAGCGAGATCGTGTTTGATTCCCTGGCGGTTCTGATCCGTGAGCGGGGCGCTGCAGCACTGATTGCAACCCATAATCATGATCTGGCACGCAAGGCTGATCGCGTGGTGACGCTGCAGGGCGGCAAGGTTATCCCCGCTAATATTTAA
- the dnaE gene encoding DNA polymerase III subunit alpha translates to MTQPGFIHLHAHSAFSLLEGALPLGKLLALAENDAQPAVGVADTSNLFGALELSEKAAGKGIQPLIGCELVVDLGSQSEERGNDRSFGKDTIVLMAMSGEGYSNLSRLVSRAYMEGDDGRALARVDWMENGATDGLICLSGGPEGAIDPWFLNGLEAQAHARLEHLRRIFGDRFYIELQRHGRHNEAVVEPQLIDYGYRYGVPLVATNEPFFPRQSDYEAHDALLAIAGGTVLAQTERRKLSDQHYFKTRAEMQEVFADLPEALENTIEIAQRISYRPRTRGPILPKFAAAPDLSEEDADHAEGEELARQAREGLAARIAAHGIAEAFTEDAYRERLEFELEVIRSMKFPGYFLIVADFIKWAKAHEIPVGPGRGSGAGSLVAYALTITDLDPLRYNLLFERFLNPDRVSMPDFDIDFCQDRREEVIAYVQEKYGREQVAQIITFGTLQARAALRDVGRVLQMPYGQVDRICKLVPANPAAPVTIAEAVAGEPKLQAMRDEDETVAELLTISQNLEGLFRHASTHAAGIVIGDRPLQDLVPLYRDPRSDMPVTQYNLKWVEPAGLVKFDFLGLKTLTVIDNAVRMINGGTGDFNISNIPIDDEETYKLYQRADTVGVFQVESPGMRRALIDLKPDRFEDIIALVALYRPGPMDNIASFCNRKHGKEDASTLHKDMDAILSETYGIIIYQEQVMQIAQTLSGYSLGEADLLRRAMGKKIKAEMDAQRTRFVEGALKKDISEKRADQIFELLAKFANYGFNKSHAAAYALVSYQTAYLKAHYPREFLAASMTLDLGNTDKLYDFKREAARMDIEIVPPCVNRSQVPFSVQDGRIHYSLCAVKGVGKHVAEHIVAIRGDAPFVDLADFAVRVDPKIVNKRTLETLINAGAFDTLVPQREQAFAVADAIIGTAQRMTNERSEGQWNLLDTDAPEPISLPTGVAVWSAAEKLDREFSAIGFHLSGHPLDEFAELFEKLRVQRWSDFERAVRDGARAGRLAATVSSRQDRKTRKGTPMAIMGLSDPSGSFECIAFSEAINQYGEYLETGKSAIIEVEADQRPDGVSLRLLRAQPIEMAAEKLGRHLTVFAGDAKCLEPIKAQLKRGGEGAVSLVIIRDGGAREYEVSLPGNFRLTPELAGGIKSLDGVVDVSLS, encoded by the coding sequence ATGACCCAACCCGGATTTATTCACCTGCACGCCCATTCTGCCTTTTCCTTGCTGGAGGGGGCTTTGCCACTCGGCAAGCTGTTGGCGCTGGCAGAAAATGACGCCCAGCCGGCGGTTGGTGTGGCGGACACATCCAATTTGTTCGGCGCGCTTGAACTTTCAGAGAAAGCCGCGGGTAAAGGCATTCAGCCCCTGATTGGTTGCGAGCTGGTTGTTGATCTGGGCAGCCAGAGCGAAGAGCGTGGCAATGACCGCAGCTTTGGCAAAGACACCATTGTGCTGATGGCGATGAGCGGGGAGGGGTATTCCAATCTCTCACGCCTCGTCAGCCGCGCCTATATGGAAGGCGATGACGGGCGCGCACTGGCGCGGGTCGACTGGATGGAGAATGGCGCGACGGACGGGCTGATCTGTCTCAGCGGTGGTCCGGAAGGGGCGATTGATCCCTGGTTCCTCAATGGTCTCGAGGCGCAGGCTCACGCGCGGCTCGAGCATTTGCGGCGGATTTTCGGTGACCGTTTCTATATCGAATTGCAGCGGCATGGCCGGCATAACGAGGCGGTGGTTGAGCCGCAACTGATCGATTATGGCTATCGTTATGGTGTGCCGCTTGTCGCCACCAATGAGCCTTTCTTTCCCAGGCAGAGCGATTACGAGGCGCATGACGCCTTGCTGGCGATTGCCGGTGGCACTGTTCTGGCCCAGACCGAACGGCGCAAGCTCAGCGACCAGCATTATTTCAAGACGCGCGCCGAAATGCAGGAAGTGTTTGCCGACCTGCCCGAGGCTTTGGAAAACACAATCGAGATCGCCCAGCGCATCAGTTACCGGCCGCGCACCCGGGGGCCGATTCTGCCCAAATTTGCCGCAGCGCCTGATCTGAGCGAGGAAGATGCGGATCACGCCGAGGGCGAAGAGCTGGCCCGGCAGGCCCGCGAAGGTCTGGCCGCACGCATTGCAGCACATGGCATAGCCGAGGCGTTCACCGAAGACGCCTATCGAGAACGGCTTGAGTTCGAGCTTGAAGTGATCCGGAGCATGAAGTTTCCGGGCTATTTCCTGATCGTTGCCGACTTTATCAAATGGGCCAAGGCCCATGAAATTCCGGTGGGGCCGGGTCGTGGTTCGGGTGCTGGCTCGCTGGTTGCCTATGCGCTGACCATTACCGATCTGGATCCGCTGCGCTACAATCTGCTGTTCGAACGCTTCCTCAATCCCGACCGTGTGTCGATGCCGGATTTCGATATCGATTTCTGTCAGGACCGGCGTGAAGAAGTCATTGCCTACGTTCAGGAGAAATATGGCCGCGAGCAGGTGGCCCAGATCATCACCTTCGGAACGTTGCAGGCCCGTGCGGCGCTGCGTGATGTTGGGCGTGTGCTGCAAATGCCCTACGGCCAGGTGGACCGTATCTGCAAGCTGGTCCCCGCCAACCCGGCGGCCCCGGTCACGATTGCCGAAGCCGTCGCCGGTGAACCCAAGCTTCAGGCCATGCGCGATGAGGATGAAACCGTCGCCGAATTGCTGACGATCAGCCAGAATCTGGAAGGCCTGTTCCGCCACGCCTCAACCCATGCGGCCGGTATCGTTATTGGTGACAGGCCCCTGCAGGATCTGGTGCCGCTTTATCGCGATCCGCGCTCGGATATGCCGGTTACCCAGTACAATCTGAAATGGGTGGAGCCGGCCGGTCTGGTGAAATTCGATTTCCTCGGGCTGAAAACCCTGACGGTGATCGACAATGCCGTGCGCATGATCAATGGCGGCACTGGTGACTTCAATATCTCCAACATCCCCATTGATGATGAGGAGACCTACAAGCTCTACCAGCGGGCCGATACGGTTGGCGTGTTCCAGGTGGAAAGTCCGGGCATGCGTCGGGCGCTGATCGACCTCAAGCCCGACCGGTTTGAGGACATCATCGCGCTTGTGGCGCTCTATCGTCCGGGGCCAATGGACAATATTGCCAGCTTCTGTAACCGCAAGCACGGCAAGGAAGATGCGTCCACCCTGCACAAGGACATGGATGCCATCCTGTCCGAGACCTATGGCATCATCATCTATCAGGAACAGGTGATGCAGATCGCCCAGACGCTGTCGGGCTATTCCCTTGGTGAAGCCGACCTTTTGCGTCGCGCCATGGGCAAGAAGATCAAGGCGGAGATGGATGCCCAGCGCACCCGTTTTGTCGAAGGGGCGCTGAAGAAGGATATTTCCGAGAAGCGCGCCGACCAGATTTTTGAGCTATTGGCCAAATTTGCCAATTACGGTTTCAACAAATCCCACGCTGCCGCCTATGCGCTGGTGTCCTATCAGACAGCCTATCTCAAGGCTCATTACCCACGTGAATTCCTCGCGGCGTCAATGACGCTTGATCTTGGCAATACCGACAAGCTTTACGATTTCAAGCGCGAAGCGGCGCGGATGGATATTGAAATCGTGCCGCCATGCGTCAATCGTTCGCAAGTGCCGTTCTCGGTGCAGGATGGCCGGATCCATTACAGCCTTTGTGCTGTAAAGGGTGTGGGCAAGCATGTCGCCGAGCATATCGTTGCAATTCGGGGCGATGCGCCTTTTGTTGACCTTGCCGACTTTGCCGTGCGGGTCGATCCCAAGATCGTCAACAAGCGGACGCTTGAAACACTGATCAATGCCGGGGCCTTTGACACGCTGGTGCCCCAGCGCGAACAGGCCTTTGCGGTGGCGGACGCCATTATCGGCACTGCGCAGCGCATGACCAATGAGCGGTCCGAGGGGCAGTGGAACCTGCTTGATACCGACGCGCCGGAACCGATTTCCCTGCCAACGGGTGTGGCCGTGTGGAGCGCGGCGGAAAAGCTGGACCGCGAGTTCTCGGCGATCGGCTTTCACCTGTCCGGCCATCCGCTCGACGAATTTGCCGAACTGTTTGAAAAACTCCGCGTGCAGCGCTGGTCTGATTTCGAGCGGGCCGTGCGCGATGGCGCGCGGGCCGGCCGCTTGGCGGCCACCGTTTCCTCACGTCAGGACCGCAAAACCCGCAAGGGCACGCCGATGGCGATCATGGGCCTGTCCGATCCCAGCGGCAGTTTTGAATGCATCGCCTTTTCCGAAGCCATCAACCAATATGGCGAATATCTGGAAACGGGCAAATCCGCGATCATCGAAGTGGAAGCGGATCAGCGGCCGGATGGCGTGAGCCTGCGTTTGCTGCGGGCCCAGCCCATCGAAATGGCAGCGGAAAAGCTGGGGCGGCATCTGACGGTTTTTGCCGGGGACGCGAAATGTCTTGAACCCATCAAGGCCCAGCTGAAACGGGGCGGTGAGGGGGCTGTGAGTCTCGTTATTATCCGGGACGGCGGTGCCCGTGAATACGAGGTTTCCCTGCCTGGCAACTTCCGTCTGACACCCGAACTGGCGGGTGGCATCAAATCGCTGGATGGCGTTGTTGATGTCAGTCTGAGTTGA
- the rpsB gene encoding 30S ribosomal protein S2, with amino-acid sequence MAMPDFSMRQLLEAGVHFGHQKHRWNPKMEKYIFGVRNDIHIIDLSQTVPMLYRALQLVSDTVADGGRVLFVGTKRQAAPVVAEAARQSAQYFVNSRWLGGMLTNWQTISNSIARLRELEAQQAEGMQGLTKKERLQRSREQERLERDLGGIKDMGNLPSLLFVIDTNKESIAIKEARRLGIPVVAIVDTNCDPDIVDFAIPGNDDASRALELYCSLVSKAAIDGIARSSTSQGIDLGAAEVTPEEPVLEAAPAAEEAPAAAEEELEALFTAPEGEADDLKKISGVGPVLEKKLNALGVTTFAQVAAFTVEDIAKLDDALNFKGRIDRDNWLDQAAELAKG; translated from the coding sequence ATGGCAATGCCCGATTTTTCTATGCGCCAATTGCTTGAAGCTGGCGTCCATTTTGGTCACCAGAAGCATCGTTGGAATCCGAAGATGGAAAAGTACATCTTCGGTGTCCGTAACGACATCCACATCATCGATCTGAGCCAGACCGTGCCGATGCTCTATCGCGCCCTGCAGCTCGTGTCTGACACCGTGGCCGATGGCGGCCGCGTTCTGTTCGTTGGCACCAAGCGCCAGGCAGCGCCCGTTGTTGCCGAGGCTGCACGCCAGTCCGCTCAGTATTTTGTCAATTCCCGCTGGTTGGGCGGCATGCTCACCAACTGGCAGACCATTTCGAACTCCATTGCCCGTTTGCGTGAGCTTGAAGCTCAGCAGGCCGAAGGCATGCAGGGTTTGACCAAGAAAGAGCGCCTCCAGCGTTCGCGTGAGCAGGAACGCCTTGAGCGTGACCTTGGCGGCATCAAGGACATGGGCAACCTGCCCAGCCTGTTGTTTGTCATCGACACCAACAAGGAATCGATCGCCATCAAGGAAGCCCGCCGTCTGGGTATCCCGGTTGTCGCCATTGTCGATACCAATTGCGATCCTGACATTGTCGATTTTGCCATCCCCGGCAACGACGATGCGTCACGTGCGCTTGAACTCTATTGCTCGCTGGTCTCCAAGGCTGCGATTGACGGCATTGCCCGTTCGTCCACCTCGCAGGGCATCGATCTGGGTGCTGCTGAAGTGACACCGGAAGAGCCAGTTCTCGAAGCTGCGCCGGCTGCTGAAGAAGCACCTGCCGCCGCTGAAGAAGAACTTGAAGCCCTGTTCACCGCGCCCGAAGGCGAAGCCGATGATCTCAAGAAGATCTCTGGCGTTGGTCCCGTGCTTGAGAAGAAGCTCAATGCACTCGGCGTGACGACATTTGCCCAGGTTGCAGCCTTCACAGTTGAAGATATTGCCAAGCTGGACGATGCGCTGAACTTCAAGGGGCGGATCGATCGTGACAATTGGCTGGACCAGGCTGCCGAGCTGGCAAAAGGCTGA